A stretch of the Chanos chanos chromosome 1, fChaCha1.1, whole genome shotgun sequence genome encodes the following:
- the psmd13 gene encoding 26S proteasome non-ATPase regulatory subunit 13 → MKDVTGYLKQQQSKSPTPEMATEWHTLEDLYNRKLWHQLTLKLTDFVQDPYFSAGDGLIQLYENFLSDFEHRINPLSLVEIILHVARQMSDPNTAISFLEKTKEKVKASDEAVILCKTAIGSLKLDINDLPATKKLIEEVEEMLNNLPGVTSVHGRFYDLSSKYYRIIGNHALYYKDALRYLGCVDVKDLPEAEQQERAFTLGLAGLLGEGVYNFGELLMHPVLESLRNTDKQWLIDTLYAFNAGNVEKFQAFKSAWGQQPDLAAQEARLMQKIQLLCVMEMTFTRPANNRQLTFQEIARSAKIPVNEVELLVMKALSVGLIKGSIDEVDQKVQMTWVQPRVLDLQQIKGMKERLDLWCGDVRNMALLVEQQAQDILT, encoded by the exons ATGAAAGATGTCACTGGATACCTCAAGCAACAACAAAGCAAGAGCCCGACGCCAGAAATGGCAACGGAATGGCATACATTGGAGGATCTATATAACAGAAA GTTATGGCATCAGCTGACGCTGAAATTGACAGACTTTGTGCAGGATCCCTACTTTTCTGCAGGCGATGGTCTCATTCAG CTGTATGAAAACTTCCTCAGTGACTTTGAACACAG AATCAACCCACTTTCCCTAGTGGAAATCATCCTCCATGTTGCCAGACAAATGTCAG ATCCCAATACTGCCATCAGCTTccttgagaaaacaaaagaaaag GTGAAAGCCAGTGATGAGGCAGTTATCCTGTGCAAAACTGCAATTGGCAGTCTCAAGCTAGACATCAACGACCTTCCTGCCACAAAG AAACTAATTGAAGAAGTGGAAGAGATGCTGAACAACCTTCCAGGTGTGACGTCGGTTCACGGACGTTTTTACGATCTATCAAGCAAATACTACCGCATCATCGGAAACCATGCTCTTTACTATAAGGATGCCCTGAGATACTTGGGCTGTGTGGATGTCAAAGATTTGCCAG AGGCAGAACAGCAGGAGAGGGCCTTCACATTAGGACTGGCTGGTCTACTGGGAGAAGGGGTGTATAATTTTGGAGAGCTG CTAATGCATCCAGTGCTGGAGTCCCTGAGAAACACAGATAAGCAGTGGCTGATTGATACGCTGTATGCTTTCAATGCGGGAAATGTGGAGAAGTTCCAAGCCTTCAAGTCTGCCTGGGGCCAACAG CCAGACCTAGCAGCTCAAGAAGCCAGACTTATGCAGAAGATACAGCttctgtgtgtgatggag ATGACTTTTACAAGACCTGCAAATAATAGGCAGCTAACCTTCCAGGAAATTGCCCGGAGTGCCAAAATCCCAGTGAATGAG GTTGAGCTCCTGGTGATGAAAGCTCTCTCGGTAGGTCTGATTAAAGGCAGCATCGACGAGGTGGACCAGAAAGTCCAGATGACCTGGGTGCAACCCCGTGTACTGGACTTACAGCAG ATTAAGGGCATGAAGGAGCGTCTGGACCTGTGGTGTGGAGATGTGAGGAACATGGCGTTGCTGGTGGAACAACAAGCCCAGGACATTTTAACTTAA
- the LOC115817516 gene encoding uncharacterized protein LOC115817516, producing the protein MVLHFSKCRSVLITGASRGLGLQMVKQLVETTERPEKIIATARNPSAAQELLELSKSHAGIHVVPLDVVSEASIDAASQEVASIVGADGLNCLINNAAINISSDLKTVTRDTMMKTFESNTVAPLFVTKVFLPLLQTAAAKGTGMGVHRAAIINISSILGSVQLNWGEGATFKSYAYRTSKSALNMVTRCLATDLESEGILCMALHPGWVRTDMGGAIAPLSPEESISSVLSVISALTEKHHGEFLDYSGNKLPW; encoded by the exons ATGGTGCTCCATTTCAGCAAGTGTCGCTCGGTGCTGATCACTGGGGCTAGCCGAGGTTTAGGCTTGCAGATGGTAAAACAGTTGGTTGAAACAACAGAAAGGCCCGAGAAGATCATAGCAACTGCCCGCAATCCTTCGGCTGCACAG GAGCTCCTAGAACTTTCCAAGTCCCATGCAGGGATTCATGTCGTACCACTCG ATGTAGTGAGTGAAGCCAGCATAGATGCAGCATCACAAGAGGTGGCATCCATCGTGGGTGCAGATGGGCTGAACTGCCTCATAAACAATGCAGCCATCAACATCTCGTCTGACCTCAAGACAGTGACTCGTGATACCATGATGAAAACCTTTGAGAGTAATACAGTAGCTCCTCTCTTTGTCACAAAG GTGTTTCTGCCATTGCTACAGACAGCAGCAGCTAAAGGCACCGGGATGGGTGTTCACAGGGCAgctatcattaacatctcttcCATTCTGGGCTCTGTTCAACTCAATTGGGGAGAGGGAGCAACTTTCAAAAGCTACGCTTACAGGACATCCAAG tctGCCTTGAACATGGTGACTAGGTGCCTGGccactgatctggaatcagagGGAATCCTCTGCATGGCTTTGCACCCAGGTTGGGTACGCACTGACATGGGTGGGGCCATT GCGCCCTTGAGTCCAGAGGAGAGCATATCATCGGTGCTGTCTGTGATTTCTGCGCTGACAGAAAAACATCACGGAGAGTTTTTGGACTATTCAGGGAACAAATTACCCTGGTGA
- the cox8b gene encoding cytochrome c oxidase subunit 8B: MSGLVRSLNLLRGTLSHQIVPRANISAKPAKHVVTTGEQAFVMVTMFVTVLGPSGWVLAHLEDYKKRQ; the protein is encoded by the exons ATGTCGGGACTAGTTCGTTCTCTTAATCTTCTGAGGGGTACACTGAGCCATCAGATAGTCCCCAGAGCCAATATTTCGGCCAAACCAGCAAAACATGTAGTGACAACAGGG GAGCAAGCCTTTGTGATGGTGACCATGTTCGTCACAGTCTTGGGGCCTTCCGGTTGGGTGCTGGCACACTTAGAAGACTACAAGAAACGACAATAA
- the ric8a gene encoding chaperone Ric-8A has product MKMDLNAIIEKMETGDQDAALIALQTYNKEKSQCFTFTSEEQEDRERLGELVLGFLKRDLQPSCQLACLETIRILSRDKSSLAPFASRDAMQTLSRHAGIARGDGGEGGAAPEMPDLDVIVEALKCLCNMVFNSEAAQQAAAELELMAGVAERLKQCRDPQWNHEVRFFDLRLAFLLTALRVDVRSKLARELRGVGLLAEALDATLGLCWPDTHEVARAGADGADGAPELPPPPLGREETERAMEILKILFNITFDSNRRKVDEEEAATYRHLGAILRHCLMSSAEGEERTEEFHSHTVNLLGNLPLPCLDVLLMPKVQQGSIEYMGVNMDAVNMLLEFMEKRLDRGNKLKETLLPSLNLLTESARIHRETRKFLRMKVLPPLRDVKNRPEVGNALRNKLVRLMTHIDTDVKNCAAEFLFVLCKESVSRFIKYTGYGNAAGLLAARGLMRGGKDPGHYSEDEDSETEEYRQARPHINPVTGRVEDEQPNPMEGMTEEQKEYEAMKLVNMFDKLSREHVIQPMKIGPDGKMTSLEPHELQCLTQQPFQQNSDDEEGED; this is encoded by the exons CGACTTGGAGAACTGGTGCTGGGTTTCCTAAAGCGGGACCTGCAACCCTCCTGCCAGCTGGCCTGCCTGGAAACCATCCGCATCCTGTCTCGCGACAAGAGCAGCCTGGCACCTTTCGCCAGCCGTGACGCCATGCAGACGCTCAGCCGGCACGCGGGCATCGCCCGGGGAGACGGTGGCGAGGGTGGGGCTGCCCCGGAGATGCCCGACCTGGACGTGATCGTTGAGGCGCTCAAGTGCCTGTGCAACATGGTCTTCAACAGCGAGGCCGCGCAGCAAGCCGCCGCCGAGCTGGAGCTGATGGCCGGGGTGGCGGAGAGGCTGAAACAGTGCCGCGACCCGCAGTGGAACCACGAGGTCCGGTTCTTTGACCTGAGGTTGGCGTTCCTGCTCACCGCGTTACGCGTGGATGTTCGTTCCAAGCTGGCGCGGGAGCTGCGCGGAGTGGGATTGCTGGCCGAGGCCCTGGACGCCACGCTGGGCCTCTGCTGGCCCGACACTCACGAGGTGGCCCGAGCGGGAGCCGACGGAGCCGACGGAGCCCCCGAGCTCCCGCCCCCACCCCTGGGCCGTGAGGAAACGGAGCGCGCCATGGAGATTCTCAAGATTCTCTTCAATATCACCTTCGACTCCAATCGCCGCAAAGTGGATGAG GAGGAGGCAGCCACCTACAGACACCTGGGGGCCATACTCAGACACTGCCTCATGAGCTctgcagagggagaagaaagaacagaggagttccacag CCACACAGTTAACCTGTTGGGAAACCTGCCTCTACCCTGTCTCGATGTGTTGCTGATGCCCAAAGTTCAGCAGGGCTCCATCGAATACATGGGTGTCAACATGGATGCTGTCAACATGCTGTTGGAGTTCATGGAGAAAAGGTTGGACAGG GGAAACAAGCTGAAGGAGACTTTGCTGCCTTCTTTAAATCTGCTGACAGAAAGTGCCCGGATCCACAGAGAGACCAGAAAATTCCTCAGGATGAAA GTGTTACCACCATTGCGAGATGTGAAGAACAGACCTGAGGTTGGCAACGCTCTGAGAAACAAACTGGTGCGACTGATGACCCACATAGACACTGACGTCAAAAACTGTGCAGCTGAGTTTCTCTTTGTGCTGTGTAAGGAGAGCG TGTCAAGATTCATCAAATACACGGGCTATGGTAATGCAGCGGGTCTGTTGGCCGCCCGTGGACTGATGCGTGGGGGAAAGGACCCCGGACACTACTCTGAGGACGAGGACAGCGAGACTGAGGAATACAGACAGGCCAGACCACA tATTAATCCAGTGACAGGGAGAGTGGAGGATGAGCAGCCAAACCCGATGGAGGGaatgacagaggagcagaaggaGTACGAGGCCATGAAGCTGGTTAACATGTTTGACAAACTGTCCAG GGAGCATGTAATCCAGCCAATGAAAATCGGTCCCGATGGCAAAATGACGTCACTGGAACCACATGAGCTTCAGTGTTTGACACAGCAACCGTTTCAGCAGAACTCAGACGACGAGGAAGGGGAGGACTAA
- the gal gene encoding galanin peptides gives MQKCIAGVCISLIFCAILTETLGMVIAAKEKRGWTLNSAGYLLGPRRIDHLIQIKDTPSARGREELLGQYAIDSHRTLSDKHGLAGKREMPLEEDFKSGALRIADEDIIHTVVDFLSYLKLKEIGALDSLPTSLASEEISQP, from the exons ATGCAGAAATGTATTGCCGGTGTATGTATATCACTCATTTTTTGCGCAATCTTGACTGAGACACTTGGAATGGTTATTGCG gcaaaagagaagagaggctgGACTCTTAACAGTGCAGGATACCTCCTGGGTCCTC GTCGTATTGATCACCTAATACAGATAAAGGATACTCCCAGTGCAAGGGGGAGAGAAGAGCTGCTTGGTCAAT ATGCCATCGACAGTCATAGGACCCTAAGTGACAAACATGGTCTGGCAGGAAAGAGGGAGATGCCCCTAGAGGAAGACTTCAAATCAG GAGCTTTAAGGATAGCAGATGAAGACATAATCCACACTGTGGTAGACTTCCTATCTTATCTCAAACTAAAAG AAATTGGGGCACTTGATAGCCTGCCTACGTCGCTGGCTTCAGAGGAGATCAGTCAGCCTTAG